Proteins co-encoded in one Marinobacter qingdaonensis genomic window:
- a CDS encoding lysine exporter LysO family protein gives MLTGALLILAPLFLGFALPLHSRRAMTIIHYTVEGLVYFILALLGLGLGQMEGLASQLGGMAVQVLMLVLALFLANMVGLWLFHRWQPMTLQVGPVEGSTGYRRLFLAGLKPLLAVLVGLLAGYFLLPKLAFVEDVATGALMLLLFLIGLQLRNAGLSLRKLLMNRQGLGIALALTLSSLVAGVLLIPVLALPWHDVLALASGFGWYSLSGIVIGDALGPAWGGVAFLNDVLREIIALALIPVLISARPAMAIGYGGATAMDFTLPVIRSSGGLGCVPVAIASGFLLSFLSPVLMGVFLSLG, from the coding sequence ATGCTGACCGGCGCGCTGCTGATTCTTGCCCCCCTGTTTCTGGGCTTTGCCCTGCCACTGCACAGTCGGCGGGCCATGACCATCATCCATTACACGGTTGAAGGCCTGGTCTATTTTATTCTCGCGCTGCTGGGCCTGGGCCTGGGCCAGATGGAAGGCCTGGCCAGCCAACTGGGGGGCATGGCGGTTCAGGTCTTGATGCTGGTGCTGGCGCTGTTCCTGGCCAACATGGTCGGGCTCTGGCTGTTCCATCGTTGGCAGCCGATGACGCTCCAAGTTGGCCCGGTGGAGGGCAGTACCGGCTACCGGCGCCTGTTTCTGGCCGGCCTGAAGCCTTTGCTGGCCGTGCTGGTCGGTCTGCTGGCCGGTTATTTTCTGCTGCCCAAATTGGCGTTCGTGGAGGACGTTGCTACCGGGGCGCTGATGCTGCTGCTGTTCCTGATCGGTCTGCAATTGCGCAACGCCGGACTGTCCCTGCGCAAGCTGCTGATGAATCGCCAGGGCCTGGGTATCGCCCTGGCGCTGACCCTCAGCTCGCTGGTGGCCGGTGTCCTGCTGATTCCGGTGCTGGCGTTGCCCTGGCACGACGTGCTGGCGCTGGCGTCCGGGTTTGGCTGGTACTCGTTGTCCGGTATTGTCATCGGCGATGCCCTGGGGCCAGCCTGGGGTGGGGTGGCGTTCCTGAACGACGTGCTGCGGGAGATCATCGCCCTGGCCCTCATTCCGGTGTTGATCAGCGCCCGTCCCGCCATGGCCATAGGCTATGGCGGAGCCACCGCCATGGACTTCACCCTGCCGGTGATCCGCAGCAGCGGCGGCCTCGGCTGCGTGCCGGTGGCCATCGCCTCGGGCTTCCTGCTGTCGTTCCTGTCACCGGTGCTGATGGGGGTGTTCCTGTCCCTCGGCTGA
- a CDS encoding ABC transporter substrate-binding protein, with protein sequence MRRRHFIGLSVAAGLAAIGPWGCSSGRPLRLGVHPWIGYEPLYLAEEFDWLPESVTLLKGEAAADSLARLQAGELDGAALTLDEVLRAKDAGTDLVVVGVTDVSAGADVLVVRPPIDSLEGLRGQRVAVELSGVSGVMLLKILERAGLERADVTEVNLPVSEHESAWQRGEVAASVCYEPVASALEDQGGVRMFDSGDLPETIFDVLAVTRRMADGRPQAVRGMLAGHFAGLQHLVRSRHDAIYRIAGRQNTSPDAIRRALATVMLPDLAANQRYLATTGRVEVVARNLAHLMIRAGLLGKMPDSRPISNPAFLPRSNT encoded by the coding sequence ATGCGTCGTCGCCATTTCATTGGGTTATCCGTTGCTGCGGGGCTTGCGGCGATCGGCCCGTGGGGATGCAGTTCCGGTCGGCCACTGCGCCTTGGGGTTCACCCATGGATTGGGTATGAGCCTCTGTATCTGGCGGAGGAGTTTGACTGGCTGCCAGAGTCGGTGACGCTGCTCAAAGGTGAGGCCGCGGCCGACTCCCTGGCGCGATTGCAGGCCGGCGAGCTGGATGGGGCCGCTCTGACCCTGGATGAAGTATTGCGGGCCAAGGACGCAGGGACCGATCTGGTCGTCGTGGGCGTTACCGATGTTTCAGCGGGCGCGGATGTCCTGGTGGTGCGGCCTCCCATTGACAGTCTGGAGGGGCTCCGCGGGCAGCGCGTGGCGGTGGAGCTGTCTGGAGTGTCCGGTGTAATGCTGCTCAAAATTCTGGAACGAGCCGGATTGGAACGAGCTGATGTTACTGAGGTGAATTTGCCTGTGAGCGAGCATGAGTCGGCGTGGCAGCGGGGTGAAGTGGCGGCCTCGGTTTGCTACGAACCGGTGGCATCGGCCCTGGAGGATCAGGGTGGTGTGCGCATGTTCGACAGTGGCGACCTGCCGGAAACCATCTTCGATGTGCTAGCAGTCACCCGCCGAATGGCGGATGGCCGACCACAGGCCGTGCGTGGAATGCTGGCAGGCCACTTTGCCGGCCTTCAACACCTGGTGCGAAGCCGCCATGATGCCATCTACCGGATCGCGGGTCGGCAGAACACCTCCCCCGACGCTATTCGAAGGGCGTTGGCCACGGTGATGCTGCCTGACCTCGCAGCGAATCAGCGCTACCTAGCCACAACGGGAAGGGTGGAAGTGGTTGCTCGCAATCTCGCACACCTGATGATACGCGCTGGCCTACTCGGCAAGATGCCGGATTCACGTCCGATCAGTAATCCTGCCTTTTTGCCTCGGAGTAACACTTGA
- a CDS encoding diguanylate cyclase domain-containing protein → MIAPLWARCLLGWLLLVATIPLPAWATSPVTLGIYNSRSEAIMRLRFEPLADYLSRAIGEPVELLLLSEAELDQALAANRLDFVLTNPSHFLIIRSERSLSGVLATLNRRWQGVATASLGGVIIAASDRAGVEDLASIRDKTLVAPSVNSLGGYLAQALELQQIGVDIRRSNRIKLVGSHDRVIRAVLAGDADVGFIRTGILEQLALTQPELMFKLDVVNSQRLAGFPFMASTRLYPEWPLVALPHVDDDIVRRTASALFALEPDDPAAQAADIAGFLPPADYQAVEYLSRSLKVPPFDQAPELTWIDALHQYRLWVFTIMVLLLMLVASSLWLAKRRRQLLNEQRRTRRLMMSWPQPMLVIRRGVFVDCNHAAIEMLGVASREALIGGEVASFSPEYQPDGQDSEAKMRAIMAMADGGLVCQQEWLFRHSDGSDIWVVMTIAPAHEPGATNSLLLCSWHDITDRRQTEQRQRLAASVFDTAREAIFISDRYGRVVDVNEGYANITRQPKHQALGKLPPLPLGEGSGVFQNARISGFWRGEVVFNRTDGEQLDLVLTLSRVCDDTGSVTHFIGIYNDVTDSKAKEHELRTLAHYDALTGLPNRVLFADRLQQGMAQARRHNLRLAVVYIDLDELKPVNDTFGHEAGDMLLIETAERLQQSLREEDTLARMGGDEFTAIILNIDNEADLERLLSRMLVAVAEPVWAGDHQVEISASIGYTVFPQQTEIDGDQLLCQADQAMYQAKRQGKGCFRRFFPDISA, encoded by the coding sequence TTGATCGCGCCTCTCTGGGCGCGGTGTCTGCTTGGTTGGTTGCTGTTGGTGGCAACGATTCCACTCCCGGCCTGGGCCACTTCGCCGGTGACACTGGGTATCTACAATTCACGGTCTGAAGCCATTATGCGTCTGCGCTTCGAGCCTCTTGCCGATTACCTGTCCCGAGCCATTGGTGAGCCTGTGGAGTTGTTGTTGTTGAGTGAAGCCGAGCTGGATCAGGCACTTGCTGCTAACCGATTGGATTTCGTTCTGACCAATCCCAGTCATTTCCTGATCATCCGTAGCGAGCGTAGTCTTTCTGGGGTCTTGGCGACGCTGAATCGACGTTGGCAAGGGGTGGCCACGGCGAGTCTCGGCGGAGTGATTATAGCTGCGTCAGACCGGGCCGGGGTTGAGGATCTGGCCAGTATCCGGGATAAAACACTGGTCGCACCGAGTGTGAACTCTCTGGGTGGCTATCTTGCCCAGGCGCTGGAGTTGCAGCAGATTGGTGTGGATATTCGGCGCAGCAATCGCATCAAGTTGGTGGGCAGCCATGATCGTGTGATTCGAGCGGTCCTTGCCGGTGATGCGGATGTGGGATTTATTCGCACAGGCATTCTCGAGCAGTTGGCGCTGACTCAGCCGGAATTGATGTTCAAGCTTGATGTCGTCAACTCTCAGAGGCTTGCTGGATTTCCGTTCATGGCTTCTACGCGCCTCTACCCGGAATGGCCTTTGGTGGCACTTCCCCATGTGGACGACGACATCGTACGACGCACCGCCTCGGCGTTATTCGCGCTGGAGCCGGATGATCCGGCCGCCCAGGCTGCCGATATTGCAGGCTTTTTGCCGCCCGCTGATTACCAAGCGGTGGAATATCTGTCCCGGTCACTGAAGGTGCCCCCTTTTGATCAAGCCCCAGAGCTGACCTGGATCGACGCCTTGCATCAGTATCGTCTGTGGGTGTTTACCATCATGGTGTTGCTCTTGATGCTGGTCGCCAGTTCACTGTGGCTTGCAAAGCGCCGGCGCCAGCTTCTGAATGAACAACGGCGAACCCGGCGATTGATGATGAGCTGGCCGCAGCCAATGTTGGTAATCCGGCGCGGCGTGTTTGTGGACTGCAACCACGCGGCGATAGAAATGCTGGGAGTGGCCAGCCGGGAGGCTCTGATTGGCGGCGAAGTGGCGAGTTTTTCGCCTGAATACCAGCCAGACGGTCAGGACTCGGAGGCCAAAATGCGGGCCATCATGGCGATGGCGGATGGTGGGCTGGTCTGTCAGCAGGAATGGCTTTTTCGACACTCGGATGGTTCGGACATCTGGGTGGTCATGACTATCGCACCGGCGCATGAACCCGGTGCAACAAACTCACTATTGCTGTGTTCTTGGCACGATATCACCGATCGGCGACAAACTGAGCAAAGGCAGAGGTTAGCTGCCAGCGTGTTCGACACAGCGCGAGAAGCGATATTCATTTCTGACCGATACGGCAGGGTAGTCGACGTCAATGAGGGTTACGCCAACATCACCCGACAGCCCAAACATCAGGCGCTGGGGAAGTTGCCGCCCTTACCCCTCGGGGAGGGTAGTGGGGTATTCCAGAACGCACGGATCAGTGGCTTCTGGCGAGGTGAGGTTGTATTTAATAGGACCGATGGAGAGCAGCTGGATCTGGTCCTGACCCTCAGTCGCGTTTGTGACGACACAGGCTCCGTCACGCATTTCATCGGCATATACAACGATGTCACCGACAGCAAAGCCAAGGAACACGAGCTGCGCACCCTCGCTCACTACGATGCGCTGACGGGCTTGCCCAATCGGGTTCTGTTTGCCGACCGACTGCAGCAGGGGATGGCGCAGGCTCGGCGCCATAACCTTCGCCTCGCGGTGGTCTATATCGATCTGGACGAGTTAAAACCAGTCAACGATACATTCGGGCATGAAGCGGGGGACATGCTGTTGATTGAAACGGCGGAGCGGCTGCAACAGTCCCTACGGGAGGAGGACACCCTGGCTAGAATGGGCGGCGATGAGTTCACCGCGATTATTCTGAACATCGACAATGAAGCGGACCTGGAACGGCTGTTGTCCCGCATGCTAGTGGCCGTTGCCGAGCCAGTATGGGCCGGAGATCATCAGGTCGAGATTTCGGCCAGTATCGGCTACACCGTATTTCCCCAGCAGACTGAGATCGACGGGGATCAGTTGCTGTGTCAGGCCGATCAGGCCATGTACCAGGCCAAGCGGCAGGGGAAAGGCTGTTTTCGCCGGTTTTTTCCGGACATTAGCGCCTAG
- a CDS encoding HD-GYP domain-containing protein encodes MIKRIPISALKVGMYITDLNNDWIPHNSQRKRGVIKKEETIEKIRQMGVAFVYIDASKGLDTQDSETAGEVDRRNEAALQRAGEQSPGLRPHVPMEEELVVAQKVHSQAQGLVGEFMNNVKIGGAIDIAPIHQLADELQSSVLRNANALSCLGRIREKDNYLLEHSVNLSVLMSLFGNYRKLPADVLHQTIVGALLHDLGKILTPDEVLHKPGRLSAEEFEVMKLHARHSRDILASTEGIGELTVITAAQHHERLDGTGYPEGLKGDEISEYGRMVAITDVYDAITADRVYHKGLTPTQGLKKLLEWSGDHLDPELVKQFIRCIGLYPVGSMVLLESGRLGAVVETNDQDQRLPVVRVMYHTRFRMQIPVDTIDLSRPGTQDRIVRAVDPGEYRIDIRKFMI; translated from the coding sequence ATGATCAAGCGCATCCCTATTTCGGCATTGAAGGTCGGCATGTACATCACCGACCTCAACAACGACTGGATTCCTCACAACAGCCAGCGCAAGCGCGGTGTCATCAAAAAAGAGGAAACCATCGAGAAGATCCGCCAGATGGGGGTGGCGTTCGTCTATATCGACGCCTCGAAGGGCCTGGACACCCAGGATTCGGAGACCGCCGGCGAGGTGGATCGCCGCAACGAAGCGGCGCTGCAGCGGGCCGGTGAACAGTCACCGGGACTGCGCCCCCACGTGCCCATGGAAGAAGAACTGGTGGTGGCGCAAAAGGTCCACAGCCAGGCCCAGGGCCTGGTGGGCGAGTTCATGAACAACGTCAAGATCGGCGGCGCCATCGACATCGCCCCGATCCACCAGCTGGCGGACGAACTGCAGAGTTCGGTGTTGCGCAACGCCAATGCCCTGAGCTGCCTGGGGCGCATTCGCGAGAAGGACAATTACCTGCTGGAGCACTCGGTCAACCTGAGTGTGCTGATGTCGTTGTTCGGCAACTACCGGAAACTGCCGGCCGACGTCCTGCACCAGACCATCGTCGGCGCCCTGCTGCACGACCTGGGCAAGATCCTGACCCCGGACGAGGTCCTGCACAAACCCGGCCGACTGTCGGCGGAGGAGTTCGAGGTGATGAAACTCCATGCCCGCCATTCCCGGGACATCCTGGCGTCGACCGAGGGCATTGGCGAGCTGACCGTCATCACCGCCGCCCAGCACCATGAGCGCCTGGACGGCACCGGTTACCCGGAAGGCCTGAAGGGCGACGAGATTTCTGAATATGGCCGCATGGTCGCGATCACCGATGTCTACGACGCCATCACCGCCGACCGGGTCTACCACAAGGGCCTGACCCCGACCCAGGGCCTGAAAAAGCTGCTGGAGTGGAGCGGCGATCACCTCGACCCCGAGCTGGTGAAACAGTTCATCCGGTGCATTGGCCTGTATCCGGTGGGGTCGATGGTGTTGCTGGAAAGCGGCCGACTGGGCGCGGTGGTGGAAACCAACGACCAGGATCAGCGGCTACCGGTGGTGCGGGTGATGTACCACACCCGGTTCCGGATGCAGATCCCGGTGGACACCATTGATCTGAGCCGACCCGGCACCCAGGACCGGATTGTGCGCGCCGTCGACCCGGGCGAGTACCGGATCGATATCCGGAAGTTCATGATCTAG
- a CDS encoding TatD family hydrolase — MSKKRRDIPVFDHPIIETHCHLDYLKDRPLDETLAQSERVNIEKVITIAVAPDNLAKVRELSQVAPWVYGTQGIHPHEAESYSDAVEEEIRAHAGDDKIVAVGEIGLDYFYDNADREVQRQVFRRQLQIASDLDRPVVIHSREADEDTIAILEEFEQSLTRRGVIHSFTSGPGLAQYALDQGWCLGFNGITTFNKAENVRDIVRMAPIEQILLETDAPFLTPVPYRGRENAPFYLPFVAEKIAEVKDLPLDHVLSTTYQNSLRTFFPQR, encoded by the coding sequence ATGAGTAAGAAACGCCGCGACATCCCCGTGTTCGATCACCCGATCATCGAAACCCACTGCCATCTCGACTACCTCAAGGATCGTCCCCTGGACGAAACCCTGGCGCAGAGCGAGCGGGTGAACATTGAAAAGGTCATCACCATCGCGGTCGCGCCCGACAACCTCGCCAAGGTACGCGAGCTGAGCCAGGTGGCGCCCTGGGTCTATGGCACCCAGGGCATCCATCCGCACGAGGCGGAAAGTTACTCCGACGCCGTCGAGGAGGAGATTCGGGCCCATGCCGGCGACGACAAGATTGTTGCCGTGGGTGAAATCGGCCTGGATTACTTCTATGACAACGCCGACCGCGAGGTACAGCGCCAGGTGTTCCGGCGTCAGCTGCAGATCGCCAGCGATCTGGACCGGCCCGTGGTTATCCACAGCCGGGAAGCCGACGAGGACACCATCGCCATCCTCGAGGAGTTCGAGCAATCGCTGACCCGCCGGGGTGTGATCCACAGTTTCACTTCGGGTCCGGGCCTGGCCCAGTACGCCCTCGATCAGGGCTGGTGTCTCGGCTTCAATGGCATTACCACCTTCAACAAGGCGGAAAACGTACGTGACATCGTGCGCATGGCGCCCATCGAGCAGATCCTGCTGGAGACCGACGCGCCCTTCCTGACCCCGGTGCCCTACCGCGGTCGCGAGAACGCGCCCTTCTACCTGCCCTTCGTGGCGGAGAAAATTGCCGAGGTAAAGGACCTACCTCTGGACCACGTACTGAGCACCACCTACCAGAACAGCCTGAGGACGTTCTTCCCGCAGCGATGA
- a CDS encoding polyphosphate kinase translates to MQVTDFARAWFFDAGKPHLANYPSVLDDEAEIPKLEASLEDIGEYQRRLWANRSEAVLLVVHGPDASGKDSLIRTLATFVDPAGFHAWSFGRPDGAETRHDFLWRVARKVPELGEMVAFNRSHHEAVIGERLWPVHPPERYSWPNRYRSIRDFERHLVNEGTTIVKVWLNLSEDEHRRRLLARLDKPRKRWKFDQSDVSGWKKRAEYAAFAEQALANTHTEFAPWFIVPADRKPQARAIVAKLLAEQLQRLAPDYPEDDKAVLREYRRLLADEGVK, encoded by the coding sequence ATGCAGGTAACGGACTTTGCCCGGGCTTGGTTTTTCGACGCGGGAAAACCCCATCTCGCAAATTACCCGTCGGTTCTGGACGATGAGGCGGAGATTCCGAAGCTGGAGGCCAGCCTGGAGGATATTGGCGAGTACCAGCGCCGACTGTGGGCCAATCGAAGCGAGGCGGTGTTGCTGGTGGTTCATGGCCCCGATGCCAGCGGCAAGGACAGTCTGATCCGGACCCTGGCGACTTTCGTTGATCCAGCCGGTTTCCACGCCTGGTCGTTTGGGCGTCCGGACGGCGCGGAAACCCGCCACGACTTTCTCTGGCGAGTGGCCAGGAAGGTGCCCGAGCTGGGTGAGATGGTGGCCTTTAATCGCAGTCACCATGAGGCGGTCATTGGCGAGCGACTCTGGCCCGTACACCCGCCGGAGCGGTACAGTTGGCCCAACCGTTACCGGTCTATTCGTGATTTTGAGCGGCATCTGGTGAATGAAGGCACCACCATCGTCAAGGTCTGGCTCAATCTCTCCGAGGACGAGCATCGGCGCCGGCTTCTGGCACGGCTCGACAAGCCGCGCAAGCGCTGGAAATTTGACCAGTCCGATGTCTCGGGATGGAAAAAGCGGGCGGAGTACGCAGCCTTTGCCGAGCAAGCCCTGGCCAATACCCATACCGAGTTCGCGCCCTGGTTCATTGTGCCGGCGGATCGTAAACCTCAGGCCCGGGCCATCGTGGCGAAACTGCTGGCCGAGCAGTTGCAGCGGCTGGCGCCGGACTATCCGGAGGACGACAAGGCGGTATTGCGGGAGTATCGACGGCTGCTGGCCGACGAGGGTGTGAAGTAA
- a CDS encoding D-amino acid dehydrogenase, with protein sequence MRIVVVGAGVVGVTTAYELSSRGHEVTVLERQAIAGNETSKGNAAQRSYGVVYPWADPKMVLKALPWLLKQDGPLKMRMPPSVEAVRFLFSTLRFARAPGVFGLNRRAMLRLGIHSRERFLALEQALALDFDGGHRGLLHLASAPEALVGYHEIHRLLQELGIASRLLTPDEVREVEPGMLGDGPLCGALSYDSDGTGDCHQFTRALAEACARQGVTFRYQVEAEELVGDHHRIGAIDFTTEDGERERLEADAFVICAGAWSDYLVRPLGLPLPIYPVKGYSLTAPLTDPDRAPVSTVHDDNYKVVSTRLGDRLRATGFVELADFNRDIPEARLATIRKSVTSRFPGCADLMAAETWTGFRPMTPDGPAIIGRGPRDNLFLNTGHGTFGWTLSAGSASVIAQVIDGEAPAVELDAFRPGRFQE encoded by the coding sequence ATGCGCATAGTAGTTGTGGGAGCCGGCGTAGTCGGGGTTACCACCGCGTACGAATTGAGCAGCCGGGGGCATGAGGTAACGGTGCTGGAACGCCAGGCCATCGCCGGCAACGAGACCAGCAAGGGCAATGCGGCCCAGCGCTCCTATGGCGTGGTGTATCCCTGGGCCGATCCGAAAATGGTGCTCAAGGCGCTACCCTGGCTGCTGAAGCAGGACGGTCCCCTGAAGATGCGCATGCCGCCGTCGGTGGAGGCCGTGCGCTTTTTGTTCAGTACCCTGCGCTTTGCCCGGGCGCCCGGCGTGTTCGGACTCAATCGTCGGGCCATGCTGCGCCTGGGCATCCACAGTCGGGAGCGGTTTCTGGCCCTGGAGCAGGCCCTGGCGCTGGATTTTGACGGTGGCCATCGGGGCCTGCTGCATCTGGCCAGTGCCCCCGAGGCGCTGGTTGGCTACCATGAAATCCACCGGCTGCTGCAGGAACTGGGTATTGCCTCCCGGCTGCTGACCCCGGACGAGGTCCGCGAGGTCGAGCCGGGCATGCTGGGGGATGGCCCCCTGTGCGGTGCGCTCAGTTACGACAGTGACGGCACCGGCGACTGCCACCAGTTCACCCGTGCCCTGGCCGAGGCCTGTGCCCGGCAGGGCGTGACCTTTCGCTACCAGGTGGAGGCCGAGGAGCTGGTGGGCGACCATCACCGGATCGGGGCCATCGACTTCACCACCGAGGACGGCGAACGGGAACGGCTGGAGGCGGACGCCTTTGTCATCTGTGCCGGGGCCTGGTCCGATTACCTGGTGCGGCCGCTGGGCCTGCCGTTGCCCATCTACCCGGTCAAGGGCTACAGCCTGACGGCGCCGCTTACCGATCCCGATCGGGCGCCGGTGTCCACCGTGCACGACGATAACTACAAGGTGGTCTCGACCCGGCTGGGCGATCGCCTGCGGGCCACCGGCTTTGTCGAGTTGGCGGATTTCAACCGGGACATTCCGGAGGCGCGACTGGCGACCATCCGCAAATCGGTGACCTCCCGGTTCCCGGGCTGCGCCGACCTGATGGCGGCGGAGACCTGGACCGGTTTCCGGCCCATGACCCCGGACGGCCCGGCCATCATCGGCCGCGGGCCCCGGGACAATCTGTTTCTGAATACCGGTCACGGCACTTTCGGCTGGACCCTGTCCGCCGGCAGCGCCAGCGTGATTGCCCAGGTGATCGACGGCGAGGCACCGGCGGTGGAGCTGGACGCCTTCCGCCCCGGCCGCTTCCAGGAGTAG
- a CDS encoding tRNA/rRNA methyltransferase: MQLAFVLVEPKVPENVGAAARALCTMGFGELWLVNSDLHSRPEAHWLAHGSDHILDNARIFPDLAAVRNSVDLLMGTSAKPRHNRQHWHPPSELRRMMASKGESVATAALVFGREDRGLANEELALCDVLTGIPMKVTYPSLNLAQSVMLYAWELSGLSESDETAPATANPARLGALRSRLEQLLPTLDAPADGKLSQWLFERLPLLSDRDIGFVHTLCGNLERRLKRK, from the coding sequence ATGCAACTGGCCTTTGTACTCGTTGAACCCAAGGTTCCTGAAAACGTCGGCGCCGCCGCCCGTGCCCTGTGCACCATGGGCTTCGGCGAACTCTGGCTGGTCAATTCCGACCTGCACAGCCGGCCGGAAGCCCACTGGCTGGCCCACGGCAGCGATCACATCCTCGATAATGCGCGCATTTTCCCCGATCTGGCGGCGGTGCGAAACTCCGTAGACCTGCTGATGGGGACCTCGGCCAAGCCCCGCCACAACCGCCAGCACTGGCACCCGCCGTCCGAGCTGCGCCGGATGATGGCCAGCAAGGGCGAATCCGTGGCCACCGCGGCACTGGTGTTCGGTCGGGAGGATCGGGGCCTGGCCAACGAGGAGTTGGCCCTGTGCGATGTCCTGACCGGCATCCCCATGAAGGTCACCTACCCGTCCCTGAACCTGGCCCAGTCGGTCATGCTCTACGCCTGGGAGCTGTCAGGGCTGTCGGAATCCGACGAGACCGCCCCGGCCACCGCCAACCCGGCCCGCCTGGGCGCCCTGCGCAGCCGGCTTGAACAGTTGCTGCCGACGCTGGACGCCCCCGCAGACGGCAAACTGTCGCAGTGGCTGTTCGAGCGACTGCCACTGCTCAGCGACCGGGACATCGGCTTTGTCCACACCCTGTGCGGCAACCTGGAGCGGCGCCTGAAGCGCAAGTAA
- a CDS encoding methyltransferase: MTLPPAGSLHEPAESFYSRWRALNDWLRQHRSLWQSAPFMEPVPAWTRQYPDLARSVADLSDPDCQALDEHPDRLATLAAQQLPSLAAYADLVALPTLAPAAQDIDRATLPEVRAVDMPGRKRLQSGAFAASVRPLEQPVLDWCCGKGHLSRTLAAAGAPSVLGLEWDASLVQDGNRLAARLGDPVSVREQDVMAGDLELPAQVHGVALHACGDLHRQLLRRAGSAGLPRISLSPCCYHLTDTERYRPLSLTAAGHHQALTLSRNELRLAVQETVTAPARVREQTRLVSQWRLGFDGLQRELRGCDDYLPVPSHPARLVHEGFAAFCRWAAGKKGLALPGDLDFDHWQAVGVERWQQVRRHELVRHLFRRPLELWLVLDYAVFLEEQGYRVRLGEFCDRRLTPRNLLLDGVRVSDTPHSPRSHP; encoded by the coding sequence ATGACATTACCTCCGGCCGGGAGTTTACACGAGCCCGCCGAATCTTTTTATAGCCGGTGGCGGGCGCTGAACGACTGGCTGCGCCAGCACCGCTCACTCTGGCAGTCGGCGCCATTCATGGAGCCGGTACCGGCCTGGACCCGCCAGTACCCGGACCTGGCCCGATCGGTCGCGGACCTGTCCGACCCGGATTGCCAGGCACTGGATGAACACCCGGACCGGCTGGCCACCCTGGCGGCACAACAGCTGCCGTCCCTGGCCGCCTACGCCGATCTGGTGGCCCTGCCGACCCTCGCCCCCGCCGCACAGGACATCGACCGGGCGACCCTGCCGGAAGTCCGCGCGGTGGACATGCCCGGGCGCAAGCGGCTGCAGTCCGGGGCGTTCGCCGCCTCGGTCCGGCCCCTGGAGCAGCCGGTGCTGGACTGGTGCTGTGGCAAGGGTCATCTGTCCCGAACCCTGGCGGCGGCGGGTGCACCTTCGGTGCTGGGGCTGGAATGGGATGCCAGCCTGGTGCAGGACGGCAACCGCCTGGCCGCCCGGCTCGGGGACCCGGTCTCGGTGCGGGAGCAGGACGTGATGGCCGGCGACCTGGAACTGCCCGCGCAGGTCCACGGGGTCGCGTTGCACGCCTGCGGGGACCTGCACCGGCAGTTGCTGCGCCGGGCCGGCAGTGCCGGTCTGCCGCGCATCAGCCTGTCGCCTTGCTGTTACCACCTGACCGACACCGAGCGGTACCGGCCCCTGTCCTTGACCGCCGCCGGCCACCACCAGGCCCTGACCCTGAGCCGCAACGAGTTGCGCCTGGCGGTGCAGGAAACCGTGACCGCCCCGGCCCGGGTGCGCGAACAGACCCGCCTGGTGAGCCAGTGGCGGCTGGGATTCGATGGCCTGCAGCGGGAGTTGCGGGGGTGCGATGACTACCTGCCGGTGCCATCCCACCCGGCCCGGCTGGTGCATGAGGGGTTTGCGGCGTTCTGCCGCTGGGCCGCCGGGAAAAAAGGCCTGGCGCTGCCCGGGGACCTGGATTTCGACCACTGGCAGGCTGTTGGCGTCGAGCGCTGGCAGCAGGTGCGTCGGCACGAACTCGTGCGCCACCTGTTCCGGCGTCCGCTGGAGTTGTGGCTGGTGCTGGATTACGCCGTGTTCCTGGAGGAGCAGGGCTACCGGGTGCGGTTGGGCGAGTTCTGCGATCGCCGGCTGACCCCGCGCAATCT